The Nitrosomonas cryotolerans ATCC 49181 genome includes a window with the following:
- a CDS encoding HPr family phosphocarrier protein, producing the protein MQYKEVEIINRLGLHARASAKFTKLANQFQSEVWLMRNNRRVNAKSIMGVMTLAARKNTMVGIETIGVDEIEAMTALVALVEDYFGEGE; encoded by the coding sequence ATGCAATATAAAGAAGTAGAAATTATAAATCGGCTTGGATTGCATGCACGCGCCTCAGCAAAATTTACAAAGTTGGCAAATCAATTTCAGAGCGAAGTATGGCTGATGCGTAATAATCGAAGAGTCAATGCAAAAAGCATTATGGGTGTGATGACACTGGCTGCAAGAAAAAATACTATGGTAGGAATTGAAACTATCGGTGTGGATGAGATTGAAGCTATGACTGCCTTGGTGGCGCTGGTTGAAGATTATTTTGGAGAGGGTGAATGA
- a CDS encoding PTS sugar transporter subunit IIA, with translation MIGILIISHENLGDSFIRCASHVMGGVPQQIMHLNVSIQDNPDMLVSKAQELVNQLNCGNGVLVLNDICGATPCNVASRLIKPGVVECLAGINLPMLVRALTYRNELLSTVVEKALNGGKEGVMHIHLESLQCNIKK, from the coding sequence ATGATTGGGATTCTAATTATTTCTCATGAGAACCTGGGTGATAGTTTCATTCGTTGTGCAAGCCATGTGATGGGGGGGGTGCCGCAACAAATAATGCATTTGAATGTTTCTATTCAGGATAATCCAGATATGTTGGTTTCTAAAGCACAGGAGTTGGTGAATCAATTGAATTGTGGTAATGGCGTGCTGGTATTAAATGATATCTGTGGTGCGACGCCTTGTAATGTTGCCAGCCGATTAATTAAGCCCGGTGTGGTGGAGTGCCTTGCTGGAATTAATTTGCCGATGTTGGTACGAGCGTTAACTTATCGTAATGAGCTACTTTCTACCGTGGTGGAAAAGGCGCTGAACGGCGGTAAGGAGGGGGTTATGCACATTCATTTGGAATCATTACAATGCAATATAAAGAAGTAG
- a CDS encoding diguanylate cyclase, translating to MSKERRIIAYRKAAEAMCRGEFTQDIPVTGNDEISHLGKSLRKLSTHLQQQYHKNQLLSKITLESNLNLCISDVLNHIYESFNKFIPYDRMSLALLENEGNTLKLHWVRADYQTLKLCTGYTIPMSDNNLKEIIDTEKSFIINDLESYLESHPESDSARVLFEEEIRSSLACPLIATGKPIGFIFLSSRKSNTYKNLHQELFLQIASQLAVIVEKSKLYKKAKINKQLIEHKKELEQRVTHDALTGLLNRTAIFDIFHKQIARAKRGGFSIAVIMIDIDHFKEVNDSYGHLTGDVVLCEIADRLLGSARSHEHLGRFGGEEFLAILSPCNKDGALKAAERFRTAIACKEVYAENEFIPVTISLGISVSTELDTLDKNILLRKADEALYMAKNNGRNCVEIAMDSKNK from the coding sequence ATGAGTAAAGAGCGTCGGATTATCGCCTATCGCAAAGCAGCAGAAGCCATGTGTCGAGGCGAATTTACACAAGATATTCCTGTTACCGGTAACGATGAGATTAGTCATCTAGGGAAGTCGCTGCGCAAACTTTCCACTCACCTACAACAGCAATACCATAAAAATCAATTACTTTCCAAGATTACGCTAGAAAGCAATCTTAATCTATGTATCAGTGATGTATTAAATCATATCTATGAATCCTTCAACAAATTCATTCCCTATGATCGCATGAGTCTGGCTTTACTCGAAAATGAAGGCAACACATTGAAATTACACTGGGTGCGTGCCGATTACCAAACGCTAAAGCTATGCACAGGTTATACCATACCCATGTCAGACAACAATCTGAAAGAAATTATTGACACAGAAAAATCATTCATAATCAATGATCTGGAATCATATCTAGAAAGTCATCCAGAATCAGACTCAGCTAGAGTTCTCTTTGAAGAGGAGATTCGTTCCAGTTTAGCTTGCCCGCTGATTGCCACTGGCAAACCCATCGGCTTTATCTTCCTTTCAAGTCGAAAGAGCAATACTTATAAAAATCTCCACCAGGAGTTATTTCTCCAGATTGCCAGCCAGCTAGCCGTTATCGTCGAAAAAAGTAAACTTTATAAAAAAGCTAAAATCAACAAACAGCTCATCGAGCATAAAAAAGAACTAGAGCAACGCGTCACCCATGATGCTTTAACCGGGCTATTAAATCGAACGGCTATTTTCGATATCTTCCACAAGCAGATTGCACGTGCAAAACGGGGAGGGTTTAGCATTGCCGTTATCATGATTGATATTGATCATTTTAAAGAAGTCAATGATAGTTACGGTCATCTCACCGGTGATGTTGTGCTATGTGAAATTGCTGATCGACTACTTGGTTCAGCTCGTTCTCATGAACATTTAGGGCGCTTTGGAGGTGAAGAATTTCTGGCTATTCTTTCACCCTGCAATAAAGATGGTGCATTAAAAGCCGCCGAGCGTTTTCGAACGGCTATTGCCTGCAAAGAAGTCTATGCTGAAAATGAGTTTATTCCAGTCACAATCAGTCTCGGCATCTCAGTCAGCACTGAGTTGGATACATTAGATAAAAACATCTTGCTTCGCAAGGCTGACGAAGCACTCTACATGGCCAAAAATAACGGTAGAAATTGTGTCGAAATAGCCATGGACAGCAAAAATAAATAA
- the lysS gene encoding lysine--tRNA ligase, with product MTQENQPTIPQDENQIIAERRIKLAELRKTGNAFPNTFRRNYLASDLHQQYAALSNEILEKDQITVSVAGRMMLKRVMGKASFATIQDMSGRIQLYISNNHTGQATHEAFKHYDLGDILGAQGVLFKTKTNELSIRVTHCQLLTKSLRPLPEKFHGLTDQEQKYRQRYLDLIANQDTRNVFAIRSKIIQTIRNFFVKHGYLEVETPMMHLIPGGATARPFTTHHNALDMALYLRIAPELYLKRLVVGGMEKVFEINRNFRNEGISTRHNPEFTMLEFYEAYQDYNYLMEYTERMLREIALQVLGSGKLIYQEREIDLTQPFTRLTITQAIQKYHSKYTEIQLSDRNFLISELQALGIQYNPHDGIGGLQLSLFDETTEHLLFEPTFIIDYPAEVSPLARRNDTSPEITDRFELYIAGREIANGFSELNDPEDQAARFQEQVKAKDAGDMEAMHYDADYIRALEYGLPPTAGEGIGIDRLVMLFTDSPSIRDVILFPQLRRTD from the coding sequence ATGACTCAGGAAAATCAACCGACCATACCCCAAGACGAAAATCAGATTATTGCTGAACGTCGCATCAAATTAGCGGAACTGCGTAAAACAGGCAACGCCTTTCCCAACACCTTCCGCCGTAACTATCTGGCATCAGATTTGCATCAACAATATGCCGCACTTTCCAACGAAATACTGGAAAAAGATCAAATAACCGTTAGTGTAGCAGGACGCATGATGTTGAAACGCGTAATGGGTAAAGCCAGCTTTGCCACCATACAGGACATGAGCGGGCGCATTCAATTATATATCTCTAACAACCATACTGGTCAGGCTACTCATGAAGCGTTCAAACATTATGATCTCGGCGATATACTCGGCGCCCAGGGCGTATTATTCAAAACTAAAACGAACGAACTTTCGATTCGCGTTACTCATTGTCAATTGTTGACAAAATCCTTACGCCCACTTCCTGAGAAGTTTCATGGTCTGACGGATCAAGAACAAAAATATCGCCAACGCTACCTCGATCTGATTGCCAACCAGGATACGCGAAACGTATTCGCCATCCGTTCAAAGATCATTCAGACCATTCGCAATTTCTTTGTTAAGCACGGCTATTTAGAAGTTGAAACTCCCATGATGCATCTGATTCCTGGAGGAGCAACGGCGCGGCCTTTCACAACACATCATAACGCATTGGATATGGCGTTATATCTGCGTATTGCTCCGGAGCTTTATTTAAAAAGACTCGTTGTAGGTGGTATGGAAAAAGTTTTTGAAATTAACCGAAATTTCAGAAACGAGGGAATTTCCACCCGCCATAATCCAGAATTTACTATGCTGGAATTCTATGAAGCCTATCAGGATTACAATTACCTGATGGAATATACTGAAAGAATGCTCCGTGAGATTGCCCTTCAAGTCTTGGGTAGCGGCAAACTAATTTATCAAGAACGAGAAATTGATCTGACACAGCCCTTTACACGACTGACGATCACTCAAGCCATTCAGAAATACCATTCAAAATATACCGAGATACAGCTCAGTGACCGTAATTTCCTTATTAGCGAACTACAAGCACTCGGCATCCAATACAACCCACATGACGGCATCGGTGGACTGCAACTTTCTCTATTTGATGAAACGACCGAGCATTTACTCTTCGAACCCACTTTTATTATTGATTATCCAGCGGAAGTTTCACCACTTGCGCGACGCAATGATACCAGCCCTGAAATAACTGATCGCTTCGAACTCTATATCGCCGGACGAGAAATTGCTAACGGCTTCTCTGAATTGAATGATCCGGAAGATCAAGCGGCGCGCTTTCAAGAGCAGGTTAAGGCTAAGGATGCAGGCGATATGGAGGCAATGCACTATGATGCAGATTACATTCGCGCGCTGGAATATGGCTTACCTCCGACTGCGGGCGAAGGAATTGGAATCGATCGCCTGGTTATGTTATTTACTGACAGCCCGAGCATTCGCGATGTTATTTTATTTCCACAGTTACGACGCACAGATTAA
- a CDS encoding HAD family hydrolase, giving the protein MNLALFDLDNTLLAGDSDFQWAQFLIERGALDRELHESRNLEFYEQYKAGMLDIHEFLDFQLKPLARHSRSQLDVWHSEFMTKKILPLITINARKLIEKHRLDGDLCIIITATNSFVTAPIAQALGINNLIATEPEQKNGEFTGKVSGIPCFREGKITRLENWLDEHNLTWLSFLQSWFYSDSLNDLPLLRKVTHPVAVDPDATLKNHAEQNNWPVISLR; this is encoded by the coding sequence ATGAATTTGGCATTATTTGATCTCGATAATACGCTGCTTGCTGGCGACAGTGATTTTCAGTGGGCGCAATTTTTAATTGAACGAGGTGCACTTGATCGCGAACTCCATGAATCCCGTAATCTAGAGTTTTACGAACAATATAAAGCGGGGATGTTAGATATACATGAATTTTTAGATTTCCAGTTAAAACCGTTGGCACGCCATTCTCGTAGCCAGCTGGATGTTTGGCACAGTGAATTTATGACAAAAAAGATTCTACCGTTAATCACAATAAATGCACGTAAGCTGATAGAGAAACATAGGCTTGACGGGGATCTTTGTATCATCATTACAGCAACGAATAGCTTTGTGACAGCACCAATTGCGCAGGCACTGGGTATTAATAATTTGATCGCGACTGAACCAGAACAGAAAAATGGCGAGTTCACAGGAAAGGTTTCTGGGATACCCTGTTTCAGAGAAGGAAAAATAACTCGTTTGGAAAACTGGCTAGATGAGCACAATCTGACTTGGCTGTCCTTTTTGCAAAGCTGGTTTTATAGTGACTCCTTAAATGATTTGCCCTTACTTCGTAAAGTCACCCATCCGGTAGCAGTTGATCCTGATGCTACCCTTAAAAATCATGCAGAGCAGAATAACTGGCCTGTAATTAGCCTACGATAA
- the hda gene encoding DnaA regulatory inactivator Hda: MKQLLLDIALTSSPTLTNFLPGRNAELLHMLECIIAGKERERFVYLWGGLGCGKSHLLRAVTETCIQNHLKAVYFACDSSCEFIVDSDIDCIVVDDVDRLNTSVSAQIRLFNLYNQIYSEGDAFLLVSGPVAPAQLRMRQDLVTRLGWGLVYQVHELTDEEKMQAMKSYAANCGFNLPQEVCDYLLRHGRRDLPSLMTTLDALDHYSLANQRPITIPLLRELLQQATP; this comes from the coding sequence ATGAAGCAACTATTACTAGACATCGCATTAACATCATCACCGACACTGACAAATTTCCTGCCTGGGCGTAATGCCGAGTTATTACACATGCTCGAATGTATTATAGCGGGAAAGGAGCGGGAACGTTTCGTTTATTTGTGGGGCGGATTAGGGTGTGGAAAAAGCCATTTACTACGAGCGGTCACTGAAACATGCATACAAAATCATTTAAAGGCGGTTTATTTTGCATGTGATAGTAGCTGTGAATTCATTGTTGACAGCGACATCGATTGTATCGTCGTGGATGATGTCGATCGCCTGAATACTTCCGTATCTGCCCAGATAAGATTATTCAATCTGTACAACCAAATATATAGTGAAGGCGATGCATTTCTGCTGGTGAGTGGGCCTGTCGCGCCTGCACAGTTGAGAATGCGCCAGGATTTAGTAACGCGTCTGGGTTGGGGTTTAGTATATCAGGTTCATGAATTAACCGATGAGGAGAAAATGCAAGCCATGAAAAGCTATGCTGCCAATTGCGGATTTAATTTGCCGCAGGAAGTTTGTGATTATCTGTTACGACACGGACGTCGTGACCTACCTTCATTGATGACGACACTCGACGCATTAGATCATTACTCGCTCGCTAATCAGCGTCCGATTACAATTCCCTTGTTACGTGAATTATTGCAGCAGGCCACGCCATGA
- a CDS encoding AI-2E family transporter, which yields MSKKYSVDLYYLWWLIIGCVGITLIYLLSPILTPFLLAAVIAYICNPLVTHMAVRKIPRTMGTILVMLLLLSLSAALVLIMVPLFEKEASRLVIKIPAYLEMLGGGVIPWLESHLGVNLNPDIDMLKHAMTEHWQSAGGVAAKILPSLTSGGIAVVEFLMNLLLVPVVLFYMLRDWELLIQQIDGMIPRYWYKQVSQLTRETDRILAQFLRGQLSVILLMSICYITGLWLAGLEFALPIGLLAGILVFVPYLGMIVGLMLATFAAMMQFHEWGCVIPVWVVFAIGQLLEGMVITPWLVGDRVGLHPVVVIFSLLAFGQLFGFFGILLALPVSAVLLVWLRHIRQQYLESNLYN from the coding sequence ATGAGCAAGAAATACTCTGTAGATCTATATTATCTATGGTGGTTGATAATTGGTTGCGTTGGAATAACGCTGATTTATCTGCTAAGTCCGATACTCACACCATTTTTACTGGCAGCAGTTATTGCTTATATTTGCAATCCACTCGTCACTCACATGGCGGTGAGAAAGATACCGCGTACAATGGGTACGATATTGGTTATGTTGCTGCTATTGAGTCTGTCTGCAGCACTGGTTCTGATTATGGTGCCCTTGTTTGAGAAGGAGGCTTCTCGGCTAGTTATAAAAATTCCGGCTTACCTTGAGATGTTGGGAGGAGGGGTGATTCCATGGCTGGAATCCCACCTTGGTGTTAATTTGAATCCTGATATCGATATGCTTAAGCATGCTATGACAGAGCATTGGCAGAGTGCAGGTGGGGTTGCCGCAAAAATATTGCCCTCGTTAACCAGTGGCGGTATAGCAGTGGTAGAATTCTTAATGAATTTGTTGTTGGTGCCGGTAGTGCTATTTTATATGTTGCGTGACTGGGAGCTATTGATTCAGCAAATTGATGGAATGATTCCACGTTATTGGTATAAGCAAGTTAGCCAACTAACCCGTGAGACCGATCGTATATTGGCGCAATTTCTGCGTGGACAGCTATCTGTGATATTGTTAATGAGTATTTGTTACATAACAGGTCTGTGGTTGGCAGGATTGGAATTCGCATTGCCTATTGGGTTGCTGGCAGGTATTCTGGTATTTGTTCCTTATCTGGGAATGATTGTAGGTCTGATGCTTGCGACGTTTGCTGCGATGATGCAGTTTCATGAGTGGGGTTGCGTGATACCGGTATGGGTCGTATTTGCTATTGGCCAGTTACTGGAAGGCATGGTAATAACACCCTGGCTGGTGGGCGATCGTGTTGGCTTGCACCCGGTCGTTGTTATTTTTTCGCTACTTGCATTTGGTCAATTGTTCGGTTTCTTTGGTATATTGCTGGCGCTTCCGGTCAGTGCTGTTTTGTTGGTATGGTTGCGTCATATACGTCAGCAATATCTAGAAAGTAATCTTTATAATTAA
- the purM gene encoding phosphoribosylformylglycinamidine cyclo-ligase, translated as MTSSNPENPDSIQSAQLSYRDAGVDIDAGDRLVKNIKPYAKRTLRPEVLTGIGGFGALFEISKRFHNPVLVSGTDGVGTKLKLAFQLNRHDSIGIDLVAMSVNDILVQGAEPLFFLDYFACGKLNLETATAVIRGIATGCEQAGCALIGGETAEMPDMYPQGEYDLAGFAVGIVEKNRIINGSTIQENDIIIGLASSGAHSNGYSLIRKIINDKNINLSTSFEKGTLGDALMAPTRIYVKSLLELMKQLPIKGMAHITGGGITENLPRILPAGMQAILQENSWDKPPLFHWLQQQGNVADDEMYRVFNCGIGMVLVVAPNHAHDTIEILQALGETPWQIGRIKVHNTNTAPAVIV; from the coding sequence TTGACCTCATCCAATCCCGAGAATCCCGATTCAATACAATCCGCCCAGCTATCTTACCGCGATGCCGGGGTAGATATCGATGCAGGCGATCGTCTAGTTAAAAATATTAAACCCTATGCCAAACGCACACTGCGTCCGGAAGTACTTACAGGTATCGGAGGCTTCGGTGCACTGTTTGAGATTTCCAAACGGTTTCATAATCCCGTATTAGTGTCGGGTACCGATGGCGTCGGCACTAAATTAAAGCTCGCATTTCAGTTAAACAGACATGATAGCATCGGTATTGATTTAGTCGCTATGAGCGTTAATGATATCCTGGTACAAGGTGCAGAACCTTTATTCTTTCTGGACTATTTTGCCTGCGGCAAATTAAACCTGGAGACGGCAACTGCTGTAATTCGTGGTATTGCCACAGGCTGCGAACAAGCCGGATGTGCATTGATCGGCGGAGAAACAGCAGAAATGCCCGATATGTATCCACAGGGTGAATATGATCTCGCTGGTTTTGCTGTCGGTATTGTAGAAAAGAATCGCATCATTAATGGATCTACTATACAGGAAAATGACATCATCATCGGATTGGCTTCCAGTGGCGCACATTCCAATGGATACTCATTGATTCGCAAAATTATCAACGACAAGAATATCAATTTGTCTACTAGCTTCGAAAAAGGAACGCTCGGCGATGCGCTCATGGCACCCACACGTATTTACGTAAAATCACTCCTCGAATTGATGAAGCAACTGCCCATCAAAGGCATGGCACATATCACGGGGGGGGGCATCACCGAAAATTTACCACGTATTCTACCTGCCGGTATGCAAGCCATCTTACAAGAAAATTCGTGGGATAAACCACCCTTGTTTCATTGGTTACAACAACAAGGTAACGTAGCCGACGATGAAATGTATCGCGTTTTTAATTGTGGTATCGGTATGGTGCTGGTTGTTGCACCGAATCACGCGCACGACACCATAGAAATATTGCAAGCCTTAGGCGAAACACCCTGGCAAATTGGCAGGATCAAGGTACACAATACAAATACAGCTCCCGCTGTTATCGTGTAA
- the purN gene encoding phosphoribosylglycinamide formyltransferase encodes MKSLVILISGRGSNMQALLKAKLHVDSIAVISNNPHATGLEIAEKQGVKTAIVDHRAYSDRDAFETALVEIIDSYQPKLIVLAGFMRILSSRFVQHYQGRIMNIHPSLLPAFPGLDTHTRALQEGIKIHGCTVHFVTSQLDHGPIIIQAAVPVLPNDSEKTLATRVLQQEHRIYPQAVRWFMEDRLKLSYNYVEVDETSFNQTVLYSPGLQE; translated from the coding sequence ATGAAATCTCTAGTCATTCTCATCTCTGGCCGCGGTAGCAATATGCAGGCATTGCTGAAGGCAAAACTTCATGTTGATTCGATCGCCGTTATTAGTAACAATCCACATGCAACAGGACTAGAAATTGCTGAAAAACAAGGTGTTAAAACTGCTATAGTAGATCATCGCGCTTACTCTGATCGTGATGCATTTGAAACAGCACTAGTAGAAATTATTGATTCATACCAACCCAAACTGATAGTTCTGGCTGGCTTTATGCGTATCCTGAGTAGTCGCTTTGTACAACACTATCAAGGTCGGATAATGAATATTCATCCTTCACTATTACCGGCTTTTCCCGGTCTGGATACCCATACACGCGCATTACAGGAGGGAATAAAGATTCATGGGTGTACCGTACATTTTGTTACCTCACAACTGGATCATGGTCCCATTATTATCCAGGCCGCCGTTCCTGTATTGCCCAATGATTCCGAGAAAACGCTGGCGACAAGAGTATTACAACAAGAACACCGGATTTATCCTCAGGCCGTACGTTGGTTTATGGAAGATCGACTTAAACTCTCTTATAATTATGTTGAAGTAGATGAAACCAGTTTTAACCAAACTGTTTTATATTCACCAGGATTGCAAGAATGA
- a CDS encoding DUF3108 domain-containing protein yields the protein MKFLSSVILLWGFCFPAIAVDLPSRVEISYLIKTDIGHGELNETLEIEQESGTYNYRISSEARPSGILKLIKPGSIVRDSKGVITKMGLQPHRFSDQRNEKLPSIAIFDWTNSLLTLQRKGKEDQAPLPSGTQDRLSLSYNFMFSPLTKNYIDTHETDGRSLTSARYTVDKEILKTPLGELETIVLTKQLEKDNQLDRKIWLATDYHMLPVRIIATEKNGFEFEQIVTKISYPCDY from the coding sequence ATGAAATTTCTATCATCTGTTATTTTATTGTGGGGATTTTGTTTTCCTGCCATTGCTGTAGACTTACCTTCTCGTGTAGAAATCAGCTACTTGATCAAAACTGACATCGGCCACGGCGAATTAAATGAAACGCTAGAAATCGAGCAAGAAAGCGGTACATATAATTATCGCATCAGCAGTGAAGCACGCCCCAGCGGAATACTTAAATTAATCAAGCCCGGTAGTATCGTACGCGATAGTAAAGGCGTTATCACCAAGATGGGCTTGCAACCCCATCGATTCTCCGATCAACGAAATGAAAAGCTACCGAGCATTGCCATTTTTGATTGGACAAATAGTTTATTAACGTTGCAGCGTAAGGGTAAAGAAGATCAAGCGCCTTTACCGAGCGGAACACAAGATCGGTTAAGCCTATCCTATAATTTTATGTTCTCTCCACTCACCAAAAATTATATTGATACGCATGAAACTGACGGACGGAGCCTGACATCAGCTCGCTATACTGTAGACAAAGAAATACTGAAAACACCACTGGGTGAGCTTGAGACAATCGTACTGACAAAACAACTAGAAAAGGATAATCAACTAGACCGCAAGATCTGGCTGGCAACTGATTATCACATGTTACCCGTGCGTATTATTGCGACTGAAAAGAATGGATTCGAATTCGAACAGATAGTGACCAAAATTAGTTATCCATGCGATTATTAA
- a CDS encoding RsmB/NOP family class I SAM-dependent RNA methyltransferase gives MRFVPAHLDIAATAIRAVLPLEYPADAILRRFFRENPTLGSNDRAFVAEAVFGILRHRFFLEQIVNLATPRSLLLAYLIKFQGINLRELTACISRTEEKWLAEIKAITLESQSLAIQAEFPEWLMEKLTHFMPDTDILDLGHSLQQPAPLDLRVNTLLTKRNEVLEALTQEGIQAQITPYSPSGIRIVGRPAINRHPLFQSGKIEVQDEGSQLLGYLLAPKRGEMVVDFCAGSGGKALLLGMLMNSKGRVYAFDVSEKRLHNLKPRLKRSTLSNLHPQLISHENDIKVKRLAGKIDRVLVDAPCSGLGTLRRNPDLKWRQSPKSIEEIKKKQMAILAAAGNLLKPGGRLVYATCSFLPEENQEIIESFLIQYPKFTLLNCTDLLSQQNIPLDTGELLQLSPALHHTDGFFAAAMTFT, from the coding sequence ATGCGCTTCGTTCCTGCTCATCTGGATATAGCAGCTACTGCTATACGTGCCGTCCTCCCTTTAGAATACCCTGCCGACGCGATATTACGCCGTTTTTTCCGCGAAAATCCTACACTTGGCAGTAATGATCGGGCTTTTGTTGCTGAAGCTGTATTCGGTATACTAAGACACCGGTTTTTTCTTGAACAAATTGTCAACCTCGCGACACCTCGTTCGCTGCTCTTGGCTTATTTAATCAAATTCCAGGGAATAAATTTACGAGAATTAACCGCATGTATCAGCAGAACTGAAGAAAAATGGCTGGCAGAAATCAAAGCAATTACACTAGAATCACAATCACTCGCTATTCAGGCAGAATTCCCAGAATGGCTAATGGAAAAATTAACCCATTTTATGCCCGATACCGATATTCTGGATTTAGGACATTCATTACAGCAACCGGCGCCGCTGGATTTGCGGGTAAACACATTGCTTACAAAACGCAATGAGGTGCTTGAAGCATTAACTCAGGAGGGTATCCAAGCGCAAATTACGCCCTATTCCCCTAGTGGTATACGTATCGTTGGCAGACCTGCTATTAACCGACATCCGTTATTCCAGTCCGGCAAAATAGAAGTACAAGACGAAGGCAGCCAATTGCTCGGATATTTACTGGCACCGAAGCGAGGTGAAATGGTTGTTGACTTCTGTGCGGGCTCTGGTGGAAAGGCATTGTTGCTAGGCATGCTGATGAATTCAAAAGGACGCGTCTATGCTTTTGATGTTTCTGAAAAAAGATTACACAATCTAAAACCGAGACTTAAACGTTCTACTCTATCTAATTTACATCCCCAGCTGATTTCTCATGAAAATGATATCAAGGTAAAGCGCCTTGCGGGAAAAATAGATCGAGTACTGGTAGATGCCCCCTGTAGCGGCCTGGGAACATTACGTCGCAACCCAGATTTAAAATGGCGTCAATCACCCAAAAGCATCGAGGAAATCAAGAAAAAGCAAATGGCCATTCTAGCCGCCGCAGGCAACCTGCTCAAACCTGGCGGTAGACTGGTTTACGCAACCTGCAGTTTTCTGCCAGAAGAAAATCAGGAAATTATTGAATCCTTTTTGATTCAATATCCTAAATTTACTCTACTGAACTGTACCGACTTATTATCACAACAGAATATCCCGCTTGATACCGGAGAATTACTACAGTTATCGCCCGCTTTACACCATACAGATGGCTTTTTTGCTGCTGCCATGACATTTACATAA